One genomic segment of Mycolicibacterium psychrotolerans includes these proteins:
- a CDS encoding SDR family oxidoreductase — MTRVSVITGGAGGMGWATAAIVGRDHTVVLFDIREDRLAAAHAALDGQGIAATAVAGDVTDPAAVAALLRTATDLGTLASVIHTAGVSPSMGDADYILTTNAIGTLTVGEQFYRVAPEGAALVNVASMSAYMLPESIVPTAAFPCALEDPDSFLEQMRSACDIAPDEARPGLAYALSKSFVRWYSTAQAERFTGRGLRILSVSPGSTDTEMGRLEEKAGAGAMVADAAVPRWGTAEEMAELLAFCAGGRAGYLTGTDILNDGGVIASMTERARRAAAG; from the coding sequence ATGACGCGTGTGTCGGTGATCACCGGAGGAGCGGGCGGCATGGGGTGGGCCACCGCGGCCATCGTCGGCCGTGACCACACCGTCGTGCTGTTCGACATCCGGGAGGACCGGCTCGCCGCCGCGCACGCGGCGCTCGACGGGCAGGGCATCGCGGCGACGGCCGTCGCCGGCGACGTCACGGATCCTGCCGCCGTCGCAGCCCTGCTGCGGACCGCCACCGATCTCGGCACGCTGGCCTCGGTGATCCACACCGCGGGGGTCAGCCCCAGCATGGGCGACGCCGACTACATCCTCACGACCAACGCGATCGGCACACTCACCGTCGGCGAGCAGTTCTACCGCGTCGCACCCGAGGGTGCCGCCCTGGTCAACGTCGCGTCCATGTCGGCGTACATGCTCCCCGAGTCGATCGTGCCCACCGCCGCGTTTCCCTGTGCCCTGGAGGATCCGGACAGCTTCCTCGAGCAGATGCGCTCGGCCTGCGACATCGCGCCGGACGAGGCTCGCCCGGGCCTGGCCTACGCGCTGAGCAAGAGCTTCGTGCGGTGGTATTCGACGGCGCAGGCGGAGCGGTTCACCGGTCGCGGGCTGCGCATCCTGTCCGTCTCGCCGGGCTCGACGGACACCGAGATGGGCCGGCTCGAGGAGAAGGCCGGAGCCGGCGCGATGGTGGCCGACGCCGCGGTGCCCCGGTGGGGCACGGCGGAGGAGATGGCCGAACTGTTGGCCTTCTGCGCCGGTGGGCGAGCGGGTTACCTGACC
- a CDS encoding SRPBCC family protein, with amino-acid sequence MRLSRSRIFGVDPHIVWKHVSDPTCYPEFMAHLERWETVTDGPVGIGSRFTVHWRVGSVPIGGVIEVVEFDDARDLAWIGITGVTLRGRFRLRECGDGKTKVTFRLAYEAPGGVLGLIADRVAARQVGRIMNQTLVRLQDLTES; translated from the coding sequence ATGCGGCTGTCGCGAAGCAGGATCTTCGGCGTCGATCCACACATCGTGTGGAAGCACGTCAGCGACCCGACCTGCTACCCCGAGTTCATGGCACACCTCGAGCGCTGGGAGACGGTCACCGACGGTCCGGTCGGCATCGGATCGCGGTTCACCGTGCACTGGCGCGTCGGCTCGGTGCCGATCGGGGGAGTGATCGAGGTGGTGGAGTTCGACGACGCCCGCGACCTGGCGTGGATCGGCATCACCGGGGTGACCCTGCGGGGACGCTTCCGCCTGCGCGAGTGCGGCGACGGGAAGACGAAGGTGACCTTCCGGCTGGCCTACGAGGCACCCGGCGGGGTGCTGGGGCTGATCGCGGACCGGGTGGCCGCGCGGCAGGTGGGCCGCATCATGAACCAGACCCTGGTGCGCCTGCAGGACCTCACCGAATCCTGA